In a single window of the Pseudomonas oryzihabitans genome:
- a CDS encoding beta-ketoacyl-[acyl-carrier-protein] synthase family protein — protein sequence MSAYLNALGLLCALGQGQAEVARGLFAGDTAGMQPTPGWIPERQPPVGTVSAALPAWPTDWAPFFSRNNQLLLAALTEIEPQVRQAIERHGPARIGVVLGTSTSGIHEASLGIAVHQRSGQLPEGYQYAQQELVAPADFLARYLGLSGPCYGLSTACTSSARALLSAHRLLVQGHCDAVLCGGVDSLCGLTLNGFAALEAVSERLCNPFSVNRCGINIGEGAALFLLTREPGPIALLGGGASSDAHHISAPDPSGRGAVQAMQAALRASGLQPGDIGYLNLHGTATPHNDAMESHATHEVFPAGVPCSSTKPLTGHTLGAAGALEAAFAWLTLDPQLNPAGQLPPQRWDGQADPALPRLALAHADSRLDGRRHAMSNSFAFGGSNVSLILGATP from the coding sequence TTGAGCGCCTACCTGAATGCCCTGGGGCTGCTCTGCGCCCTGGGCCAGGGCCAGGCCGAGGTGGCGCGCGGCCTGTTCGCCGGCGACACGGCAGGCATGCAGCCCACCCCGGGCTGGATCCCCGAGCGCCAGCCACCGGTGGGCACCGTCAGCGCCGCCCTGCCGGCCTGGCCTACAGACTGGGCACCCTTCTTCAGTCGCAACAACCAGCTCCTGCTGGCGGCCCTGACCGAGATCGAGCCTCAGGTGCGCCAGGCCATCGAGCGCCACGGTCCTGCGCGCATCGGCGTGGTGCTGGGCACCAGCACCTCCGGCATTCACGAGGCCAGCCTGGGCATCGCCGTGCACCAGCGCAGCGGCCAACTGCCCGAGGGCTATCAGTACGCCCAGCAGGAGCTGGTCGCGCCGGCCGATTTCCTCGCCCGCTACCTGGGCCTGAGCGGCCCCTGCTACGGCCTGTCCACCGCCTGCACCAGCAGCGCCCGCGCCCTGCTCAGCGCCCATCGGCTGCTGGTCCAGGGACATTGCGATGCCGTGCTCTGCGGGGGCGTCGACAGCCTCTGCGGCCTGACCCTGAACGGCTTCGCTGCCCTGGAAGCGGTCAGCGAACGCCTGTGCAATCCCTTCTCGGTCAATCGCTGCGGCATCAACATCGGCGAGGGCGCGGCGCTGTTCCTGCTGACCCGCGAGCCCGGTCCCATCGCCCTGCTCGGCGGCGGCGCCAGTTCCGATGCCCACCACATCTCCGCCCCCGACCCCAGCGGTCGGGGCGCCGTCCAGGCCATGCAGGCGGCGCTGCGTGCCAGCGGCCTGCAGCCGGGCGACATCGGCTATCTCAACCTGCACGGCACCGCCACGCCACACAACGACGCCATGGAAAGCCACGCCACCCATGAGGTATTCCCGGCCGGGGTGCCCTGCTCCTCGACCAAGCCGCTGACCGGTCATACCCTCGGCGCCGCCGGCGCCCTGGAAGCCGCCTTCGCCTGGTTGACCCTGGACCCGCAGCTCAACCCGGCCGGCCAGTTGCCGCCGCAGCGCTGGGACGGCCAGGCCGATCCGGCCCTGCCACGCCTGGCGCTGGCCCACGCCGACAGCCGTCTGGACGGCCGCCGCCACGCCATGAGCAACAGCTTCGCCTTTGGCGGCAGCAACGTCAGCCTCATCCTCGGAGCCACGCCATGA
- a CDS encoding MMPL family transporter has protein sequence MTRLQRPFLLLLLTLLALSAWQWRHGPPVAADLLALLPQGAGDALTQQAEARMAEPLNREVLLLVGHPQRERVAALVERLGQAWSHEPLFEKVQWQLTPDLPGLRQQLLASRLALTPGPARDELLKTPDSYLQARAAALFDPFAGAGALPLEQDWFGLGLLVQRQLTPASKVQFDAGSGLLLTQGDGLTWALIRARTRADAFDFDAPPRVEALIEAARPEVVADGGQLLAASGLRYAAAGQATASREMSLIGGLATLGTLALLLGLFRRWRVLLSLLAVGVALLAGSAACVLLFGQINALTLILGASLTGVAADYPLHYLSKSWKGGSWDATAILRQTLPGLSLSLATNLLGYLALACTPFPALTQVAAFSAAGLIGAYLTTVCLLPAWWQRLDLAPPAAPLRLMQRLLDLRLRLLARTGSLPLLLALLAFCGAGVWQLHLQNDLRLWLGQDPALTREAQTIARLTGLQPTSQFFLVRGADADEVLRRQTVLGQRLDSLVSQGQLQGYRALSGLVAPAAAQAELRQALAGWGERLQPLLAVGIPAEALDAELRQLHQLPDLSLDQALAGPLGEPWRPLWLGQTADGGAAGLVSLQGLGNAQVLQTVAEGLPGVQLVDRLGELRGLFLHTQRLAVELKLLASAAIFLLLLWAFGRRAALRIVCLPLLAALAALACLGWLGQPLTLFSLFALLLITAIGVDYAILMHEAIGGAAVSLLGGLLSGVGSWLSFGLLMLSSTPAIANFGLAISLGLVFSFLLAPWASPPVSHEKDLRHG, from the coding sequence GTGACCCGGCTGCAGCGCCCCTTCCTGCTGTTATTGCTCACCCTGCTGGCGCTCAGCGCCTGGCAGTGGCGGCATGGTCCGCCGGTGGCCGCCGATCTGCTGGCGCTCTTGCCCCAGGGCGCCGGCGACGCCCTTACCCAGCAGGCCGAGGCGCGCATGGCCGAGCCGCTCAATCGTGAGGTGCTCCTGCTGGTGGGTCATCCCCAACGTGAGCGGGTCGCTGCCCTGGTCGAGCGCCTGGGCCAGGCCTGGTCCCATGAGCCACTGTTCGAAAAGGTGCAATGGCAGCTGACGCCAGATCTGCCTGGCCTGCGCCAGCAACTCCTGGCCAGTCGCCTGGCGCTGACACCGGGGCCGGCGCGCGACGAACTGCTCAAGACGCCCGACAGCTATCTGCAGGCCCGCGCTGCGGCCCTCTTCGATCCCTTCGCCGGCGCCGGCGCCCTGCCCCTGGAGCAGGACTGGTTCGGCCTCGGCCTGTTGGTGCAGCGCCAGCTCACCCCGGCCAGCAAGGTGCAATTCGACGCCGGCAGCGGCCTGCTGCTGACCCAGGGCGACGGTCTGACCTGGGCCCTGATCCGCGCCCGTACCCGCGCCGATGCCTTCGACTTCGACGCTCCGCCTCGGGTGGAAGCCCTGATCGAGGCCGCCCGCCCTGAGGTGGTCGCGGATGGCGGTCAGCTACTCGCCGCCAGCGGCCTGAGATACGCCGCCGCCGGCCAGGCCACCGCCAGTCGCGAGATGTCGCTGATCGGCGGCCTGGCCACCCTTGGCACCCTGGCCCTGCTGCTGGGGCTGTTCCGCCGCTGGCGGGTGCTGCTCAGCCTGCTGGCGGTGGGCGTGGCCCTCCTGGCCGGCAGCGCCGCCTGCGTGCTGCTGTTCGGCCAGATCAACGCCCTCACCCTGATCCTCGGCGCCAGCCTGACCGGGGTGGCCGCCGACTACCCGCTGCACTACCTGAGCAAGAGCTGGAAGGGTGGCTCCTGGGATGCCACGGCCATCCTGCGCCAGACCCTGCCGGGATTGTCCCTGAGCCTGGCGACCAATCTGCTGGGCTACCTGGCGCTGGCCTGCACGCCCTTTCCGGCGCTGACCCAGGTGGCGGCGTTTTCCGCCGCCGGCCTGATCGGCGCCTACCTCACCACCGTCTGCCTCTTGCCGGCCTGGTGGCAGCGCCTGGACCTGGCGCCGCCCGCCGCTCCCCTGCGGCTGATGCAACGCCTGCTCGACCTGCGGCTGCGCCTGCTGGCGCGCACCGGCAGCCTGCCGCTGCTCCTGGCGCTGCTGGCCTTTTGCGGCGCTGGCGTCTGGCAGTTGCACCTGCAAAACGACCTGCGCCTCTGGCTTGGCCAGGACCCGGCGCTGACCCGCGAAGCCCAAACCATCGCCCGTCTTACCGGGCTGCAACCCACCAGCCAGTTCTTCTTGGTGCGCGGGGCGGATGCCGATGAGGTGCTACGCCGCCAGACAGTCCTGGGCCAGCGGCTCGACAGCCTGGTCAGTCAGGGCCAGCTGCAGGGCTATCGCGCCCTTAGCGGCCTGGTCGCCCCCGCCGCGGCCCAGGCCGAACTACGTCAGGCCCTGGCCGGTTGGGGCGAGCGCCTGCAACCCCTGCTGGCGGTAGGCATCCCGGCCGAGGCGCTGGACGCCGAACTGAGGCAACTGCATCAGCTACCCGACCTGAGTCTCGACCAGGCCCTGGCCGGCCCGCTGGGCGAACCCTGGCGACCGCTCTGGCTGGGCCAGACGGCCGACGGCGGCGCGGCCGGGCTGGTCAGCCTGCAAGGGCTGGGCAACGCCCAGGTCCTGCAGACGGTGGCCGAGGGCTTGCCTGGCGTGCAGCTGGTGGATCGCCTCGGCGAACTACGCGGGCTGTTCCTCCATACCCAGCGCTTGGCGGTGGAGCTCAAGTTGCTGGCCTCGGCGGCCATCTTCCTCCTGCTGCTCTGGGCCTTCGGTCGCCGCGCGGCGCTGCGCATCGTCTGCCTGCCGCTGCTGGCGGCGCTGGCCGCCCTGGCCTGCCTGGGCTGGCTGGGTCAGCCGCTGACCCTGTTCAGCCTCTTCGCCCTGCTGCTCATCACCGCCATCGGCGTGGACTACGCCATCCTCATGCACGAGGCCATCGGCGGCGCGGCGGTGAGTCTGCTCGGCGGCCTGCTGTCCGGCGTCGGCAGCTGGCTGTCGTTCGGTCTGCTGATGCTCAGCAGCACCCCGGCCATCGCCAACTTCGGCCTGGCCATCAGCCTGGGGCTGGTGTTCAGCTTTCTGCTGGCACCTTGGGCCTCGCCCCCCGTCTCCCACGAAAAGGACCTTCGTCATGGTTGA
- a CDS encoding NAD(P)/FAD-dependent oxidoreductase: MVEHHPLVVIGAGPAGAVVAALLKRRGHPVLVLEAQHFPRFSIGESLLSHSLDFVEEAGMLPAVEAAGFQTKVGAAFAWGERYTDFDFRDTYSGGRSTFQVQRGPFDKILADDAARQGVAIRYGQRVTAVTLGEDGERTRIEVLGDDGQAYALTTDFLLDASGYGRVLPRLLDLEAPSDFPPRRALFTHVEDRIDDPGFDRDRILITTHPTWRDVWFWTIPFSDGRTSLGVVAAAERYAGRAPDLATCLRDWVAETPSLARVLHNAVWDTPVRELGGYAANVKRLHGPGFALLGNAAEFLDPVFSSGVTIALRSASLAAPLVDRQLRGEAVDWEGEFARPLKAGVDTFRAYVEGWYDGSFQDVIYFENADPEIRRMICAILAGYAWDLRNPFVKEPKRRLRLLVELCQLNSAHPA, from the coding sequence ATGGTTGAACATCATCCCCTGGTCGTCATCGGTGCCGGCCCGGCCGGCGCCGTGGTCGCCGCCCTGCTCAAGCGTCGCGGCCATCCGGTACTGGTGCTGGAAGCCCAGCACTTCCCGCGCTTTTCCATCGGCGAGAGCCTGCTCTCCCACAGCCTGGATTTCGTCGAGGAAGCCGGGATGCTGCCGGCGGTCGAGGCCGCCGGTTTTCAGACCAAGGTCGGCGCGGCCTTCGCCTGGGGGGAGCGCTACACCGACTTCGACTTCCGCGACACCTACAGTGGCGGGCGCAGCACCTTCCAGGTCCAGCGCGGCCCCTTCGACAAGATCCTCGCCGACGACGCCGCTCGCCAGGGCGTGGCGATCCGCTACGGCCAGCGGGTGACCGCCGTGACCCTGGGCGAAGACGGTGAAAGAACCCGGATCGAGGTGCTGGGCGACGACGGCCAGGCCTATGCGCTGACCACCGACTTCCTGCTCGATGCCAGTGGCTACGGACGGGTGCTGCCGCGCCTGCTGGACCTGGAAGCCCCTTCGGACTTCCCTCCGCGTCGTGCCCTCTTCACTCATGTCGAGGACCGCATCGACGATCCCGGCTTCGACCGCGACCGCATCCTCATCACCACCCACCCGACCTGGCGCGACGTCTGGTTCTGGACCATCCCCTTCAGCGACGGCCGCACCTCGCTCGGGGTGGTGGCCGCCGCCGAGCGCTATGCCGGACGCGCCCCCGATCTCGCCACCTGTCTGCGCGACTGGGTCGCCGAGACCCCGAGCCTGGCCCGGGTGCTGCACAATGCAGTCTGGGACACCCCGGTGCGCGAGTTGGGCGGCTATGCGGCCAACGTCAAGCGCCTGCACGGCCCCGGCTTCGCCCTGCTGGGCAACGCCGCCGAGTTTCTCGATCCGGTGTTTTCCTCGGGCGTCACCATCGCCCTGCGCTCGGCCAGCCTGGCCGCGCCCCTGGTGGATCGCCAGCTGCGTGGCGAGGCGGTGGACTGGGAGGGCGAGTTCGCCCGACCGCTCAAGGCGGGCGTCGATACGTTCCGTGCCTATGTGGAGGGCTGGTACGATGGCAGCTTCCAGGACGTCATCTATTTCGAGAACGCCGACCCCGAGATCCGCCGCATGATCTGCGCCATTCTCGCCGGCTACGCCTGGGACCTTCGCAACCCCTTCGTCAAGGAGCCCAAGCGGCGCCTGCGCCTGCTCGTCGAGCTCTGCCAGCTGAATTCGGCCCACCCTGCATGA
- a CDS encoding hotdog family protein, giving the protein MIPWPLAELVPHAGDMLLIEEILVCDDQGIETRLVVRPGLFTDADGALPAWIGVELMAQSVAAFAGCQARRRGETPALGFLLGTRQFACDVAAFPAGGELRIQAQPALQNDDGMAIFDCHLQGPGCQASARLNVYRPPQADLYLQEPAP; this is encoded by the coding sequence ATGATCCCCTGGCCCCTCGCCGAGCTGGTGCCCCACGCCGGCGACATGCTGCTGATCGAGGAGATCCTCGTCTGCGACGACCAGGGCATCGAGACCCGCCTGGTGGTGCGCCCCGGCCTCTTCACCGACGCCGACGGCGCCCTGCCGGCCTGGATCGGCGTGGAGCTGATGGCCCAGAGCGTGGCCGCCTTCGCTGGCTGCCAGGCGCGCCGCCGCGGCGAGACTCCGGCCCTGGGTTTCCTGCTCGGCACCCGCCAGTTCGCCTGCGACGTGGCGGCTTTTCCCGCCGGCGGTGAGTTGCGCATCCAGGCCCAGCCGGCACTGCAGAACGACGATGGCATGGCCATCTTCGACTGCCACCTGCAGGGCCCTGGCTGCCAGGCCAGCGCCCGCCTGAACGTCTATCGTCCGCCCCAGGCGGATCTGTATCTACAGGAGCCCGCGCCATGA